The sequence below is a genomic window from Streptococcus pantholopis.
CGGTTCTAACAAGCCGGCCAGCATGTTCATGAGTGTCGATTTTCCAGCGCCGTTTTCACCAAGAAGGGCATGAATTTCTCCACGCTTCACATCTAAGTTAACATGGTCATTTGCTAGAAAATCCCCAAATTGCTTAGTGATATTCCGCATTTCAATGACATTTTCACTTGCCATGTATACTCCTCTTTCCTGTTTTTAATAGCGTCATTTGGCAGCAATTGCTAAAGTACACAGTCGTTTTAGCCCTGAAAAAAGCGGCCGCTTAGGGCCGCCTTTCTTAACAGATAACCCTTGGATTAGTTATCTACGCCATCAGCAACTGTAATTTTTCCGTCAATAATTTGCTGCTTAGCTTCTTCAACAGCTGATTTGATATTATCTGAGAGATTATCTGTGACAATGTCGACACCGCCGTCTGAAAGGCCGTAGGTTGTAATTTTGCCACCCTCAAACTTTTCTCCCTTAAGCTGCTCGTTTGAGATATTTTTAACGACTGTGCCAACTTCTTTAATTGTTGATGTTAAAATAAAGTTAGACTCTTGATTATCAGAAGATGTGTACTTCCCTTCGCTGCTTTGATCGCGGTCAACACCGATGACCCAAACTTTTTCATCGCTGTCTGCTGCTAATTTTTCATTGATTTCTTTAGCCTCTGAGAAGACACCTGTCCCGGCTCCCCCAGCTGCATGATAGATGACATCCGCGCCGTTTGTATACATCGTTGCTGCGATTGTTTTAGCATTGGCAGAATCTGAATACGAACCGACATATTTAACCTGAACTTCAATCGAATCATCAACAGAAGCGACGCCTTCTTTAAATCCGGTTTCAAAACGAGTAATCGTATCGGATTCAACACCACCGATAAAACCAACCTTACCAGTTTTGGACTGCATAGCCGCTGCAATTCCGGCTAAATAGGCCCCTTCGTTATCTGCGAAGAGAACACTGGTCACATTGTCCTGATCAGTAATTGTATCATCAATGATGACATAGTTGACATCTTCATTTTCCTGCGCAGCCTTTTCAACAGCAGAATGAAGTTTATAGCCGATACCAAAAATAAGATTATAACCGTTAGAAACAGCCGAATCTAAATTGGTCGCGTAATCAGCTTCACTGTCAGATTGGAAGTAGGTATAACTGCTGTCTTTTTCTAGTTTATTTTCCTTACCCCATTCCTGAAGGCCTTCCCAAGCCGACTGGTTAAATGATTTATCATCTACACCGCCGGTATCAGTAACGATAGCCACTTTCGTATCGTTATCAGATGATGAATTCGATGAGCTGCGCTGACAAGCGGCAAGCGCTAACGAAGCAACTGCTATCAGACCAAGTCCAACAATTTTTTTGTTCATAGAAATGAACCCTCCTAAAAACGTTTAAGCAACAGTGTTGCTCATGTGATGGTTAAGTCGAAAAACTTAACAGACAAAACAGATCAAATCAGATCTGTAAAAGAATACGGAAGTAACTCCTCGACCGTCATCTCGACCGTCAGACCATCTTGGGCGATCAAAGTGACCTTTGAAGATGGTTGAAAAAACTCTGCCATTACCTGGCGGCAGGCCCCGCAGGGTGAAACAGGCTTGACTGTTTTTCCATAGACAGCAATCTCTGTCAGCTCAGTGCAGCCCGCAGATACGGCTTTAAAGATGGCTGTTCTTTCACCGCAAACAGTTAAGCCGAAGCTTGCATTTTCAATATTACAGCCAGTGAATATCCGGCCATTTTTTGTCCTTACTGCTGCACCTACGGGAAAATGCGAATAGGGCACATAGGCTTTTTCGCTGGCTGCAATAGCCTGCGCAATAAGCGCATCAGTATCCGTCATCTGCTGTTTCTCCTTCTAAAATAGCCACTCCGGCAGAGGTCCCTATCCGTGTTGCACCGGCTTCAATGAAAGCCCTGGCATCCGTATAGGATCTGGCTCCGCCAGCAGCTTTAACACCGGCTTTATCACCGACGGTCTGTCTCATCAGAGCAACATCCGCAACTGTCGCTCCGCCAGTTGAAAAGCCTGTAGATGTTTTGACAAAATCAGCTCCAGCCTCCAAGGCCAGCTGGCAGGCTTTCACTTTTTCCGCATCAGTCAGCAGACAGGTTTCAATGATGACTTTCACCAATTTTCCGCTGCTGGCCGCTACCACTTCTGCTATGTCTTTGCTGACAGCCTCAAAATGCCCTGATTTTAGCAGTCCGATATTAATGACCATATCAATCTCATCGGCCCCCGCTGATACAGCTTCCTTAGCCTCAAACGCCTTAACAGCTGTAGTGTTTGCTCCAAGCGGAAAACCAACTACCGTACAAACATTGACATCGGAATCTTTTAAATAATCTGCAGCCAAACGAACCCAGACAGGATTGACACAGACACTGGCAAAATGATAGTGTTTCGCTTCGCTGAGAAGCTGTTCTATCTGTTCTTGAGTGCTTTCTGCTTTCAGCAAAGTATGATCGATATATTTATTAAGTTCCATCATAATCCTCTCTAAGAAATAATTTTAATAATTTCCTTGGGAATCCTTTGTACTCTCATTATTTTAACATTTTTTTTGAATTCTGTAAGCTGGTTTTCCCCTAATTTTTCTTGCGAATAAATACGCGCAAGGCGCTCGCCCTTCTGCACAGCATCACCGACTTTTTTATCGAAAACAAGTCCTGTTTCATAGTCCAGTCGATCAGTTTTGACAGCACGGCCTGCTCCCAATTTCATAGCAAACAAGGCAAAGTCCAAAGCAGGCAGATCTGAAATGTAACCTGATTCTGATGCAAAAACCTCAGTTACCACTCGGGCAGATGAAGGCCGGT
It includes:
- a CDS encoding BMP family lipoprotein; translated protein: MNKKIVGLGLIAVASLALAACQRSSSNSSSDNDTKVAIVTDTGGVDDKSFNQSAWEGLQEWGKENKLEKDSSYTYFQSDSEADYATNLDSAVSNGYNLIFGIGYKLHSAVEKAAQENEDVNYVIIDDTITDQDNVTSVLFADNEGAYLAGIAAAMQSKTGKVGFIGGVESDTITRFETGFKEGVASVDDSIEVQVKYVGSYSDSANAKTIAATMYTNGADVIYHAAGGAGTGVFSEAKEINEKLAADSDEKVWVIGVDRDQSSEGKYTSSDNQESNFILTSTIKEVGTVVKNISNEQLKGEKFEGGKITTYGLSDGGVDIVTDNLSDNIKSAVEEAKQQIIDGKITVADGVDN
- a CDS encoding cytidine deaminase — its product is MTDTDALIAQAIAASEKAYVPYSHFPVGAAVRTKNGRIFTGCNIENASFGLTVCGERTAIFKAVSAGCTELTEIAVYGKTVKPVSPCGACRQVMAEFFQPSSKVTLIAQDGLTVEMTVEELLPYSFTDLI
- the deoC gene encoding deoxyribose-phosphate aldolase, producing MELNKYIDHTLLKAESTQEQIEQLLSEAKHYHFASVCVNPVWVRLAADYLKDSDVNVCTVVGFPLGANTTAVKAFEAKEAVSAGADEIDMVINIGLLKSGHFEAVSKDIAEVVAASSGKLVKVIIETCLLTDAEKVKACQLALEAGADFVKTSTGFSTGGATVADVALMRQTVGDKAGVKAAGGARSYTDARAFIEAGATRIGTSAGVAILEGETADDGY